A region of Polyangiaceae bacterium DNA encodes the following proteins:
- a CDS encoding S1 family peptidase, giving the protein MKRTACVLGIVWFSVGCGSGERYDVPETRTAVGRVIDGQVDETDKAAIGLAINIFNAYFMGHCSGTLIAPNLVLTARHCVALTSGGGPQGSVICGQTNFSNTGTGSIFRITTETVRPEQDGPEFYKGTGTVVVPKESTDICGNDVALIMLEGAGIPASVTKPIIPRIDSRPEPGEKYAAVGYGLTDPSDQSSSGTRMRRDGLEVNCVGTDCAGYSLATEWIGGEGTCPGDSGGPALDDKGRVMGVLSRGPQPCGNATYGDVSQWKDMIIAAALDAAAQGGYEPPFWATTGSSWPPPAEPDGGAEVDAGTNPAGQACSATAPCTGGYLCYSASGGDSGLCVAPCDPAAPACGAGSSCDANLKACVPQSNPATNADSGDSGGCAASGPAKPVPWVFGALALGWLAARRRRRG; this is encoded by the coding sequence ATGAAGCGCACCGCCTGCGTGTTGGGGATCGTCTGGTTCAGCGTGGGCTGCGGTAGCGGAGAACGCTACGACGTGCCCGAGACCCGCACCGCCGTGGGGCGCGTCATCGACGGTCAGGTCGACGAGACCGACAAGGCCGCGATCGGTCTGGCCATCAACATCTTCAACGCCTACTTCATGGGGCACTGCAGCGGCACGTTGATCGCTCCAAACCTGGTCTTGACCGCTCGACATTGCGTGGCGCTCACCTCGGGCGGCGGGCCGCAAGGCAGCGTGATCTGCGGGCAGACGAACTTCTCCAACACCGGCACCGGATCCATCTTCCGCATCACGACCGAGACGGTGCGCCCCGAGCAGGACGGGCCGGAGTTCTACAAGGGGACTGGCACGGTCGTCGTGCCCAAGGAGTCGACCGACATCTGCGGCAACGACGTCGCGCTGATCATGCTCGAGGGTGCGGGCATCCCGGCTAGCGTCACCAAGCCCATCATTCCCCGCATCGACTCGCGCCCCGAGCCCGGCGAGAAGTACGCGGCCGTCGGCTACGGGCTCACCGATCCCAGCGACCAGAGCTCGAGCGGCACGCGCATGCGGCGCGACGGCCTCGAGGTGAATTGCGTCGGCACCGACTGCGCGGGCTACAGCCTGGCCACCGAGTGGATCGGCGGGGAGGGCACCTGTCCCGGTGACTCCGGCGGGCCGGCGCTCGACGACAAGGGCCGCGTGATGGGCGTGCTGTCGCGCGGGCCGCAACCCTGCGGCAACGCGACCTACGGCGACGTCAGTCAGTGGAAGGACATGATCATCGCGGCGGCCTTGGATGCCGCCGCGCAGGGGGGCTACGAGCCGCCGTTCTGGGCCACCACCGGATCGAGCTGGCCGCCTCCGGCGGAGCCGGATGGAGGCGCGGAGGTCGATGCCGGAACCAACCCTGCCGGGCAGGCGTGCAGCGCCACGGCGCCGTGCACGGGCGGTTACCTGTGTTACTCGGCCAGCGGCGGCGACAGCGGTTTGTGCGTGGCGCCCTGCGACCCCGCCGCGCCGGCCTGCGGCGCCGGGTCGAGCTGCGACGCGAACCTGAAGGCCTGCGTTCCCCAGTCGAATCCGGCGACGAACGCCGACTCCGGGGACAGCGGCGGCTGCGCCGCGAGCGGACCCGCGAAGCCCGTGCCTTGGGTGTTCGGCGCGCTCGCCCTGGGCTGGCTCGCTGCCCGCCGCCGGCGCCGGGGCTAG
- the yidC gene encoding membrane protein insertase YidC, giving the protein MERSGIARWLFIGLTVLLAVTFLPKLFGEGSSEQQPLKFEGTALPAERKPEQLCDIWGPRFHAQVTTQGASLKHFYLVTAKYRQKGKSIDLSTTPDVELRRQLRFHFRNERFHPADDWQLDFDEVDYELVKADGKSCELVYRDAKVEVRRVVRATEHPYELEAEATVTNLADKKLKHALTVHTDAWRTNKEVESGMFAVSPFITHVECVSEANKATRMRPPDFEPDSFKGEGFSGPLNQGDWYETKEPPAYAAVSNAYFSHAIAPVAAPGDAKPTCQLQIEDRWDVSRFKAKSSDPGAGAMYRARLAWAPVELGPKESARYAVLTYVGPKERDVLAGVGGGKRDLTELIDLGFFSVIAKVLVAFLLKVHSILPNWGIAIILLTLAARVLLFPLAVPSIKSMIKMRELKPELDAITEKFKDDAQAKGLAQMELWRKHNVNPLKGCLPQLASMPVWFALYTTLQTAVELFNIPFLWFPDLSQPDRFFILPFIIGATNFAQQKLMPMQGDPMQQKMMLYFMPAMFTVFMLFLPSGLGVYMFTNGLLTIAQQQIVESYVKRQTLKSEAEKKSREIGVKIKEEASS; this is encoded by the coding sequence ATGGAACGAAGCGGTATCGCGCGGTGGCTGTTCATCGGCCTCACCGTGCTCTTGGCGGTCACCTTCTTGCCGAAGCTGTTCGGCGAAGGGTCGTCCGAGCAGCAGCCGCTGAAGTTCGAGGGTACGGCGCTGCCGGCGGAGCGCAAGCCCGAGCAGCTGTGTGACATCTGGGGGCCGCGCTTCCACGCGCAGGTGACCACCCAAGGCGCCTCGCTGAAGCACTTCTACCTGGTCACCGCCAAGTACCGGCAGAAGGGCAAGTCGATCGATCTCTCCACCACGCCGGACGTGGAGCTCCGCCGGCAGCTCCGCTTCCACTTCCGCAACGAGCGCTTCCACCCGGCCGACGACTGGCAGCTGGATTTCGACGAGGTCGACTACGAGCTGGTGAAGGCGGACGGCAAGAGCTGCGAGCTGGTGTACCGCGACGCGAAGGTCGAGGTCCGGCGCGTCGTGCGCGCCACCGAGCATCCGTACGAGCTCGAGGCCGAGGCCACCGTCACCAACCTCGCGGACAAGAAGCTCAAGCACGCGCTGACCGTGCACACCGACGCCTGGCGTACCAACAAGGAAGTCGAGAGCGGCATGTTCGCCGTGAGCCCCTTCATCACGCACGTCGAGTGCGTGTCGGAGGCGAACAAGGCGACCCGGATGCGCCCGCCGGATTTCGAGCCGGACAGCTTCAAGGGCGAGGGCTTCTCGGGCCCATTGAACCAGGGGGACTGGTACGAGACCAAGGAGCCCCCGGCATACGCCGCCGTCTCGAACGCCTACTTCTCCCATGCCATCGCGCCCGTCGCGGCGCCGGGGGACGCGAAGCCCACCTGCCAGCTCCAGATCGAGGACCGCTGGGACGTCTCTCGGTTCAAGGCCAAGAGCTCGGACCCGGGCGCCGGTGCGATGTACCGAGCGCGCCTCGCTTGGGCGCCGGTCGAGCTCGGCCCCAAGGAGAGCGCGCGCTACGCGGTGCTGACCTACGTGGGCCCGAAGGAGCGCGACGTCCTGGCGGGAGTCGGCGGCGGCAAGCGGGACCTGACCGAGCTGATCGACCTCGGCTTCTTCAGCGTCATCGCCAAGGTGCTCGTGGCGTTCCTGCTCAAGGTCCACTCGATCCTGCCGAACTGGGGCATCGCCATCATCCTGCTGACTCTCGCGGCGCGCGTGCTCCTGTTCCCGCTGGCCGTGCCCAGCATCAAGAGCATGATCAAGATGCGCGAGCTGAAGCCCGAGCTCGACGCCATCACCGAGAAGTTCAAGGACGACGCCCAGGCCAAGGGCCTGGCGCAGATGGAGCTCTGGCGGAAGCACAACGTGAACCCGCTGAAGGGCTGCCTGCCCCAGCTCGCGAGCATGCCGGTCTGGTTCGCGCTCTACACGACGCTGCAGACCGCCGTGGAGCTGTTCAACATCCCGTTCCTCTGGTTCCCGGACCTGTCGCAGCCGGATCGCTTCTTCATTCTGCCCTTCATCATCGGCGCCACCAACTTCGCTCAGCAGAAGCTGATGCCGATGCAGGGCGACCCGATGCAGCAGAAGATGATGCTGTACTTCATGCCGGCGATGTTCACGGTCTTCATGCTGTTCCTGCCGTCGGGCCTCGGTGTCTACATGTTCACCAACGGCCTCTTGACCATCGCGCAGCAGCAGATCGTCGAGTCTTACGTGAAGCGCCAAACGCTGAAGAGCGAAGCGGAAAAAAAAAGCCGGGAGATCGGCGTGAAGATCAAGGAGGAAGCGAGTAGCTGA
- a CDS encoding PAS domain-containing protein, whose protein sequence is MSRDGDDELVAVARRYAGILEQGPVGVFEVQLDGTIRFANAALARAAGFDQPDALIGENILDFYVDPGQRQRLLTELAETGSVSAFGVTLRAKDGVIRQLLLSAMLDGPVLRGLSVDVTDLHEKELALQAALELNRRILEAIPGGVVNVRADGAITHANAEALRVLGLSQDELAQRYTRDFDPETIHEDGTHCPAEHYPVTQALVTGEQPPPHTIGVKRPDGEVSWAVFRAVPVKDLQSGQVSSAVVTFLDVSERRRAEERVRSLEEQMRHAQKLESLGLMAGGVAHDFNNLLAAILGNARLARLELDAGGDALECLNAVETAAQRAAELTRQMLTYAGRGSVDRKPLSLSAAVREMAELLSTVVSKRATLGLELADVPPIEADPAQIHQVVMNLILNASDALDRVGAVHVRTGVRQLGRAELARTYVDDDLPAGEYVFLEVTDTGRGMDEQTKRRVFDPFFTTKATGRGLGLAATLGIVRGHRGAIELESSPGRGTTFRVHFPRTAARAEPRDRATPTPSAQGDGATVLVVDDEPAIRNVSRRLLEQSGFRVLTAEDGRSGLATLRAERARIEVVILDLTMGDLSGVEVLRELEQIAPGLPVVLASGYSADDVAAELRERPRVVFLPKPFTLEALLDAIEAVRRG, encoded by the coding sequence TTGAGCCGGGATGGGGACGACGAGCTGGTCGCGGTCGCGCGGCGCTATGCGGGCATCCTCGAGCAGGGGCCCGTCGGCGTGTTCGAGGTGCAGCTCGACGGCACGATCCGCTTCGCCAACGCCGCCCTGGCCCGCGCCGCGGGGTTCGACCAACCGGACGCGCTGATTGGCGAGAACATCCTCGATTTCTACGTCGACCCGGGGCAACGCCAGCGTCTCCTGACCGAGCTCGCAGAGACCGGCTCGGTGAGCGCATTCGGCGTGACCTTGCGCGCCAAAGACGGGGTGATCCGGCAACTCCTGCTCTCCGCGATGCTCGACGGCCCGGTGTTGCGTGGCCTATCGGTGGACGTGACCGACCTGCACGAGAAGGAGCTGGCGCTCCAGGCCGCGCTCGAGCTGAACCGCCGCATCTTGGAGGCGATCCCCGGCGGCGTCGTCAACGTCCGAGCGGACGGCGCGATCACCCACGCCAACGCCGAGGCGCTGCGCGTGCTCGGGCTCTCTCAGGACGAGCTGGCGCAGCGCTATACCCGGGACTTCGATCCGGAGACCATCCACGAGGACGGCACTCACTGTCCGGCGGAGCACTACCCCGTGACCCAGGCGTTGGTCACCGGAGAGCAGCCGCCGCCGCACACCATCGGCGTGAAGCGCCCGGACGGAGAGGTCTCGTGGGCTGTCTTCCGCGCCGTGCCGGTCAAAGACCTCCAGAGCGGCCAGGTCTCGAGCGCGGTGGTCACCTTCCTCGACGTCAGCGAGCGCAGGCGCGCCGAAGAGCGCGTGCGCTCGCTCGAAGAGCAGATGCGACACGCGCAGAAGCTGGAGAGCCTGGGCTTGATGGCCGGCGGGGTGGCGCACGACTTCAACAACTTGCTGGCGGCCATCCTGGGCAACGCCCGCCTGGCTCGGCTCGAGCTCGACGCGGGCGGCGACGCCCTCGAGTGCCTGAACGCCGTGGAGACCGCCGCTCAGCGCGCTGCCGAGCTGACCCGGCAGATGCTCACCTACGCGGGCCGCGGCAGCGTGGATCGGAAGCCGCTCAGCCTCTCGGCAGCTGTGCGGGAGATGGCGGAGCTCTTGTCCACGGTGGTCTCGAAGCGCGCCACCCTGGGCCTGGAGCTCGCGGACGTGCCGCCCATCGAGGCCGACCCGGCGCAGATTCACCAGGTCGTGATGAACCTGATCTTGAACGCCTCCGACGCCTTGGACCGAGTGGGCGCGGTGCACGTGCGCACTGGCGTGCGACAGCTCGGCCGCGCGGAGCTGGCCCGAACCTACGTCGACGACGACCTGCCTGCCGGCGAGTACGTCTTCCTGGAGGTGACGGACACCGGGCGCGGCATGGACGAGCAGACCAAGCGGCGCGTCTTCGACCCGTTCTTCACCACCAAGGCGACCGGACGCGGGCTCGGCCTGGCCGCGACGTTGGGCATCGTGCGGGGGCATCGGGGCGCCATCGAGCTCGAGAGCTCGCCGGGGCGAGGCACCACGTTCCGAGTCCACTTCCCTCGCACCGCCGCCCGCGCCGAGCCACGGGACCGCGCCACCCCCACGCCCTCGGCCCAAGGGGACGGCGCAACGGTGCTGGTCGTGGACGACGAGCCCGCCATCCGCAACGTGAGTCGACGCCTGCTCGAGCAGTCCGGCTTCCGGGTGCTCACCGCCGAGGACGGCAGATCCGGCCTGGCAACGCTCCGGGCAGAGCGAGCGCGGATCGAGGTGGTGATCCTCGACCTGACCATGGGGGACCTGTCGGGCGTCGAGGTGCTCCGAGAGCTCGAGCAGATCGCGCCTGGCCTGCCCGTGGTCCTGGCGAGCGGCTACTCGGCAGACGACGTCGCCGCCGAGCTCCGAGAACGACCCCGGGTCGTGTTCTTGCCCAAGCCGTTCACGCTCGAAGCCCTACTCGACGCGATCGAGGCCGTGCGCCGGGGCTGA
- the guaB gene encoding IMP dehydrogenase: protein MLDGELRECLTFDDVMLVPAYSDVLPAQVDVKTRVTRGIELNIPLVSAAMDSVTEARAAVTIAREGGIGIIHKNLPPRDQAAEVDRVKRAESGIITDPVTVHPSQSLREALAVMHDNDISGVPVVEGDTPVGILTARDIRFEKNLDQPVSALMTTELVTVKAGVSNDAARQLLHKHRIEKLLVVEGKKLVGLITIKDLLQAERNPSAVKDERGRLRVGAAIGPGPEAVERADLLVEAGADLVVVDTAHGHTKGVIDAARAFKKRHPNVQLVAGNIATAEATEALIEAGVDAVKVGIGPGSICTTRIIAGIGVPQVTAIADCVRVADRHDVPVIADGGVKFSGDVTKAIAAGASSVMIGSLFAGTDESPGEMVLYQGRSYKVYRGMGSLGAMKRGSKDRYGQAGTADEKLVPEGIEGRVPHRGSLRSVIDQLVGGLRSGMGYTGSRTVAELRKNAKFIRITGAGLKESHVHDVIITEEAPNYRA, encoded by the coding sequence ATGCTTGACGGTGAGCTCCGAGAGTGCCTGACGTTCGACGACGTCATGCTCGTGCCGGCGTACAGCGACGTGCTGCCGGCCCAGGTGGACGTGAAGACGCGCGTGACGCGCGGCATCGAGCTGAACATCCCGCTGGTCAGCGCGGCGATGGATTCGGTGACCGAGGCCCGCGCCGCGGTGACCATCGCGCGCGAAGGGGGCATCGGCATCATCCACAAGAACCTGCCGCCGCGTGACCAGGCCGCGGAGGTGGACCGAGTCAAGCGCGCCGAGAGCGGCATCATCACCGATCCGGTCACCGTGCACCCGTCTCAGTCGCTGCGCGAAGCGCTGGCCGTCATGCACGACAACGACATCTCCGGCGTGCCGGTGGTGGAGGGCGACACGCCGGTCGGCATCCTGACCGCCCGCGACATCCGCTTCGAGAAGAACCTCGATCAGCCGGTCAGCGCGCTGATGACCACCGAGCTCGTCACGGTGAAGGCGGGCGTGAGCAACGACGCTGCCCGCCAGCTCTTGCACAAGCACCGCATCGAGAAGCTCCTGGTGGTCGAGGGCAAGAAGCTGGTGGGGCTCATCACCATCAAGGACCTGCTCCAGGCCGAGCGCAACCCGAGCGCCGTGAAGGACGAGCGCGGGCGCCTGCGCGTCGGGGCGGCCATCGGCCCCGGACCCGAGGCCGTGGAGCGCGCCGACCTGTTGGTCGAGGCGGGCGCAGATCTGGTCGTCGTCGACACCGCGCACGGGCACACGAAGGGCGTGATCGACGCCGCGCGCGCCTTCAAGAAGCGACACCCGAACGTGCAGCTCGTAGCGGGGAACATCGCCACGGCGGAGGCCACGGAAGCGCTAATCGAGGCCGGCGTGGACGCGGTGAAGGTGGGGATCGGCCCCGGTAGCATCTGCACCACCCGGATCATCGCCGGCATCGGCGTGCCCCAGGTGACGGCCATCGCGGACTGCGTGCGTGTCGCCGATCGGCACGACGTCCCCGTCATCGCCGACGGTGGGGTGAAGTTCTCGGGCGACGTGACCAAGGCCATCGCCGCCGGTGCCTCGTCGGTGATGATCGGCTCGCTGTTCGCGGGCACCGACGAGTCACCCGGCGAGATGGTCCTGTACCAAGGCCGCAGCTACAAGGTGTACCGCGGCATGGGCTCGCTCGGCGCCATGAAGCGCGGCAGCAAGGATCGCTACGGCCAGGCCGGCACAGCGGACGAGAAGCTGGTCCCCGAGGGCATCGAGGGCCGCGTGCCGCACCGAGGCTCGCTACGCTCCGTCATCGATCAGCTGGTCGGCGGGCTGCGCTCCGGCATGGGCTACACCGGCTCGCGTACCGTGGCCGAGCTCAGGAAGAACGCCAAGTTCATCCGCATCACCGGCGCCGGGCTCAAGGAGAGCCACGTCCACGACGTGATCATCACGGAAGAAGCGCCGAACTACCGGGCCTAG
- a CDS encoding TetR/AcrR family transcriptional regulator has protein sequence MVRPRRTYKKSEASRQQVLDAAIRALAEHGYARTSVSDIAEAAGMSKGAVHYHFESKDDLIAQVLVRCAEVMRERVRAAWDAPGEPAEKIRRALREMRAARTGGSAELRVLADLMAQGIYEPKLRKALSAMFEANREEVHRHLEQSFRELSLVPRVPLHVMPRLVIGILDGLALHDFFDPMSPDDEDVLQAALETIALSLIQV, from the coding sequence GTGGTGCGTCCCCGCCGGACCTACAAGAAGAGCGAGGCCAGCCGACAGCAGGTGCTCGACGCCGCGATCCGCGCGCTCGCGGAGCACGGCTACGCCCGGACCAGCGTGAGCGACATCGCCGAGGCGGCCGGCATGAGCAAGGGCGCGGTCCACTACCACTTCGAGAGCAAGGACGACCTGATCGCGCAGGTGCTGGTGCGCTGCGCGGAGGTGATGCGTGAGCGAGTGAGGGCGGCGTGGGACGCGCCCGGCGAGCCCGCGGAGAAGATCCGGCGGGCGCTCCGAGAGATGCGCGCCGCGCGCACTGGGGGCAGCGCCGAGCTGCGCGTGCTCGCGGATCTGATGGCGCAGGGCATCTACGAGCCCAAACTCAGGAAGGCCCTCTCCGCCATGTTCGAAGCCAACCGGGAAGAGGTGCACAGACACCTCGAGCAGAGCTTCCGAGAGCTCTCCCTCGTTCCGCGGGTGCCCCTGCACGTGATGCCGCGACTGGTGATTGGCATCCTCGACGGGCTGGCGCTCCACGACTTCTTCGACCCGATGAGCCCCGACGACGAGGACGTCCTGCAAGCGGCCCTCGAAACCATCGCCCTGTCGCTGATCCAGGTGTGA
- a CDS encoding outer membrane beta-barrel protein → MSSLARLGTATLLGVATWVAAGSALAQEGNALGSKGSFVLSLEHLGGYSNQRLEFEGSDAVTNQQFGLFTPFLGPFGSHARLGLHYFVAPPISIGGLLSYSDNDYFGTFLMVGARVGAALPVSGSTSIWLRGGIAYARTSLDFGGTTQSYTAILPGGEVLLAFKPLDHFGLLLGGMFEASVSGTAELERDPCSSTDPSPCTQERDFEQRELGLTFGAFIDF, encoded by the coding sequence TTGAGCTCGCTCGCGCGTTTGGGCACGGCCACTCTGCTCGGCGTGGCCACTTGGGTCGCGGCGGGTAGCGCCCTGGCCCAAGAGGGCAACGCCCTGGGCAGCAAGGGCTCCTTCGTGCTCTCGCTCGAGCACCTGGGGGGCTACTCGAACCAGCGCCTGGAGTTCGAGGGCTCCGACGCCGTGACCAACCAGCAGTTCGGCCTGTTCACGCCGTTCCTGGGTCCGTTCGGCAGCCACGCACGCTTGGGCCTGCACTACTTCGTGGCCCCGCCGATCTCCATCGGCGGCCTGCTCAGCTACTCGGACAACGACTACTTCGGGACTTTCCTCATGGTCGGGGCCCGCGTTGGCGCAGCCTTGCCGGTGTCCGGCTCCACGTCCATCTGGCTTCGCGGCGGCATCGCTTACGCCCGAACGTCGCTCGATTTCGGCGGCACCACGCAGAGCTACACGGCGATCTTGCCCGGCGGCGAGGTGCTCCTCGCCTTCAAGCCGCTCGACCACTTTGGCCTCCTGCTGGGCGGGATGTTCGAGGCCAGCGTGAGCGGCACGGCCGAGCTCGAGCGGGATCCGTGCTCGAGCACGGATCCCAGCCCTTGCACGCAGGAGCGGGACTTCGAACAGCGCGAGCTCGGGCTCACCTTCGGCGCCTTCATCGACTTCTGA
- a CDS encoding PspA/IM30 family protein, translating into MGIFARLARLIKSNLNDLISRSEDPEKMLNQIVIDMNAQLIEAKKQVAASIADEKKLAKQAEQEAATAAEWERRAMMAVRAGDDNLAKEGLARKKEHEQLAEQYKLQWQKQKQSVDSLKLALRALNTKIEEAKRKKNLLIARKKRAEAQKQIQETMSGLKNASAFEAFDQMEQRINQIEAEAEAGAEIAEEYSGDVLATKFAQLEQTAGADSDLESLKRKMGILPPEAPPPAREAVRVEHKAEEEALPELDAAEQEELARALADLEAQEQAELRMKR; encoded by the coding sequence ATGGGAATTTTCGCGCGCCTCGCCAGACTCATCAAATCCAATTTGAACGACCTGATCAGCCGCTCCGAGGACCCGGAGAAGATGCTGAATCAGATCGTCATCGACATGAACGCGCAGCTGATCGAGGCCAAGAAGCAGGTCGCCGCCTCGATCGCCGACGAGAAGAAGCTGGCCAAACAAGCCGAGCAAGAAGCAGCGACGGCAGCCGAGTGGGAGCGCCGCGCGATGATGGCCGTGCGCGCTGGGGACGACAACCTGGCGAAAGAAGGGCTGGCCCGCAAGAAGGAGCACGAGCAACTCGCCGAGCAGTACAAGCTCCAGTGGCAGAAACAGAAGCAGTCCGTCGACTCGCTCAAGCTCGCGCTCAGGGCGCTGAACACCAAGATCGAGGAGGCGAAGCGCAAGAAGAACCTGCTGATCGCCAGGAAGAAGCGCGCGGAGGCCCAGAAGCAGATTCAAGAGACGATGAGCGGGCTCAAGAACGCCAGTGCCTTCGAGGCGTTCGACCAGATGGAGCAGCGCATCAACCAGATCGAGGCCGAGGCCGAGGCGGGCGCCGAGATCGCGGAGGAGTACAGCGGCGATGTCCTGGCGACGAAGTTCGCTCAGCTGGAGCAGACCGCGGGCGCGGACTCCGACCTCGAGTCCCTCAAGCGCAAGATGGGCATCCTGCCGCCGGAGGCGCCGCCCCCGGCGCGCGAGGCCGTGCGGGTCGAGCACAAGGCCGAGGAGGAGGCCTTGCCCGAGCTCGACGCAGCGGAACAGGAGGAGCTGGCCCGCGCGCTCGCCGACCTGGAAGCGCAGGAACAGGCGGAGCTGCGGATGAAGCGATGA
- a CDS encoding cation transporter, producing MSARGHADHDDHGHGHGHGHEHWSTPSRALGLALGLTASFMLVELVGGLVSGSLALLADAGHMLADAGALALALAAQRWAARPRTERSTFGLRRAEVLAAFVNGIALAVTALWVVKEAVERWFAPSEIRADVMLAIAGAGLVVNLIVAGILMRAQRESLNVRAAFAHVATDALGSVAALIAGAAVLLFGMKRADPALSVLIAALVAYSGWRVLRETTTILLEATPTHLDVPAIEAAIRACPGVGELHDLHVWRISDRFDALTVHVTLERGSHGVEVCRAVADKLRAEFGLEHVTIQPEAPPPEAVVSVRASRHGAPITKGG from the coding sequence TTGAGCGCTCGAGGACACGCGGACCACGACGACCATGGCCACGGTCACGGCCATGGCCACGAGCACTGGTCCACGCCGTCGCGCGCGCTCGGCCTCGCCCTGGGTCTGACCGCCAGCTTCATGCTGGTCGAGCTCGTCGGCGGGCTGGTGAGCGGCAGCCTCGCGCTGCTCGCCGACGCCGGTCACATGCTGGCCGACGCCGGCGCGCTGGCGCTGGCCCTGGCCGCGCAGCGCTGGGCGGCGCGCCCTCGGACGGAGCGCTCCACCTTCGGCCTGCGTCGCGCCGAGGTGCTCGCCGCGTTCGTCAACGGCATCGCGCTCGCGGTCACGGCGCTCTGGGTCGTCAAGGAGGCCGTCGAACGCTGGTTCGCCCCGTCCGAGATCCGCGCCGACGTGATGCTGGCGATCGCCGGGGCCGGCCTGGTGGTGAACCTGATCGTGGCGGGCATCCTGATGCGCGCACAGCGCGAGAGCCTCAACGTGCGGGCGGCTTTCGCGCACGTTGCCACCGACGCTCTGGGCTCGGTGGCCGCGCTGATCGCCGGCGCGGCGGTGCTCCTCTTCGGGATGAAGCGCGCGGACCCGGCGCTGTCGGTGCTGATCGCGGCGCTAGTGGCTTACAGCGGATGGCGCGTGCTACGGGAGACGACGACCATCCTGCTCGAGGCCACGCCCACGCACCTGGACGTCCCGGCGATCGAGGCAGCCATCCGAGCTTGCCCCGGGGTGGGCGAGCTCCACGACCTGCACGTCTGGCGCATCTCGGACCGCTTCGACGCGCTGACCGTGCACGTCACGCTCGAGCGTGGCTCGCATGGCGTCGAGGTGTGTCGGGCGGTGGCGGACAAGCTCCGCGCGGAGTTCGGGCTCGAGCACGTCACGATTCAGCCCGAAGCGCCGCCGCCGGAAGCGGTGGTCAGCGTGCGCGCGAGCCGCCACGGCGCGCCCATCACCAAGGGTGGCTGA
- a CDS encoding CesT family type III secretion system chaperone, which produces MLKTDEDLEGLLTRLERHYERLENGTFLVAVGSNLAPVALRVATPVLVAQVAIGESPSGDPALEAQVFRKLLQLNATDLLHAAYALEDGRIVLIAALELENLDHNELEAVLADMGMAQSKHVGMLRELMKK; this is translated from the coding sequence ATGCTGAAGACGGATGAGGATCTCGAGGGGCTTCTGACCAGGCTCGAACGGCACTACGAGCGGCTCGAAAACGGGACCTTCCTGGTGGCCGTGGGCTCCAACCTGGCGCCCGTCGCGCTGCGCGTCGCGACGCCCGTGCTCGTGGCGCAAGTCGCAATCGGCGAGTCACCGAGCGGCGACCCAGCGCTGGAGGCGCAGGTGTTCCGCAAGCTCTTGCAGCTAAACGCCACCGACCTCTTGCACGCGGCCTACGCGCTGGAAGACGGGCGCATCGTGCTGATCGCGGCGCTGGAGCTCGAAAACCTCGACCACAACGAGCTCGAAGCCGTGCTCGCGGACATGGGCATGGCGCAGTCGAAACACGTCGGCATGTTGCGCGAACTGATGAAGAAGTAG
- a CDS encoding KH domain-containing protein has protein sequence MSDSEQELDQEWADDQEDADGDDGDGEGEGDEADGAEASAEGEGAPRRRRRARGNGEPDYLPEDDERAMQALEFVAQVVKEMEMDCRVRLRRPKDDDESPEISIEIAGPDAGRIIGKKGQVLMALQFLTHRVVNRSGLEKRHVLVDAEGYRSRRDNSLASMARRLGKQAVEQGKIITFEPMNPRDRRVVHLALAKFEGVVTKSDGEGASRRVQIIPVRRTTTA, from the coding sequence ATGAGCGACTCGGAGCAAGAGCTCGACCAAGAGTGGGCGGACGATCAGGAAGATGCCGACGGCGACGACGGCGACGGCGAAGGCGAAGGCGACGAAGCGGACGGGGCGGAAGCCTCCGCGGAGGGCGAAGGCGCCCCACGTCGGCGGCGCAGGGCTCGCGGAAACGGCGAGCCGGACTACCTTCCCGAGGACGATGAGCGCGCCATGCAGGCGCTCGAGTTCGTGGCGCAGGTCGTCAAGGAGATGGAGATGGACTGCCGAGTCCGTCTGCGTCGCCCCAAGGACGACGACGAGAGCCCCGAGATCTCCATCGAGATCGCGGGACCCGACGCCGGCCGCATCATCGGCAAGAAGGGTCAGGTCTTGATGGCCCTGCAATTCTTGACCCACCGCGTGGTCAACCGCTCGGGGCTCGAGAAGCGGCACGTGCTGGTGGACGCCGAGGGCTACCGCAGCCGCCGCGACAACTCCCTCGCCAGCATGGCGCGACGCCTGGGCAAGCAAGCGGTGGAGCAGGGCAAGATCATCACCTTCGAGCCGATGAACCCCCGGGACCGCCGCGTCGTGCACCTGGCCCTCGCCAAGTTCGAGGGTGTGGTCACGAAGAGCGACGGCGAAGGCGCGAGCCGCCGGGTGCAGATCATCCCGGTCCGCCGCACCACGACGGCGTAG